A part of Antechinus flavipes isolate AdamAnt ecotype Samford, QLD, Australia chromosome 6, AdamAnt_v2, whole genome shotgun sequence genomic DNA contains:
- the FAM241A gene encoding uncharacterized protein FAM241A isoform X2, whose translation MRASRIPSQMDCQTWLQGGGGMCSAEELLRGAGSDGELNEDRDGVDSGLERPEPGPGPTPGKTTKQEGGSQSLLACLPEQLQQPGQQQQQPWQRGRPRQQQQRGLGRGGQEQPEQGPPGDCVMRGVCEHLGQVVCVDQTLEGCGIPAFHRHPQRGAVNGKKVESLNSVRSPALPLLFSWACRLYPL comes from the exons ATGCGTGCGTCCCGGATCCCTTCCCAAATGGACTGCCAGACTTGGCTCCAGGGAGGGGGCGGGATGTGCTCCGCCGAGGAGCTGCTACGCGGTGCAGGCAGCGACGGGGAACTGAACGAGGATAGGGACGGAGTCGACTCTGGGCTGGAGAGGCCGGAGCCGGGGCCGGGGCCAACGCCCGGGAAGACGACGAAGCAGGAGGGCGGCAGCCAGAGCCTGCTTGCCTGCTTGCCAGAGCAGCTGCAGCAGCcggggcagcagcagcagcagccttgGCAGCGCGGGCGGCCGCGACAGCAACAGCAGCGTGGTCTTGGAAGAGGCGGCCAGGAGCAGCCGGAGCAG GGTCCGCCCGGGGACTGCGTCATGCGGGGAGTTTGTGAGCATCTGGGTCAAGTTGTGTGCGTGGACCAGACCCTAGAGGGGTGCGGCATTCCTGCTTTCCATCGCCACCCGCAGCGAGGTGCAGTGAATGGAAAAAAAGTGGAGTCCCTGAACTCAGTTCGAAGCCCAGCTCTGCCACTTCTGTTTTCTTGGGCCTGTCGCTTATACCCTCTCTGA